TCATCAGCGCCAAACCTGAACCTTTCTCCTGATGAGAAACGGACATATGGTCAACTCTTCCGACAAGCCGATTCCGAgagtgttggtgttgtggtTGGCGAAATTGCTGTTAggttcttccacaaaacagGCCTCGACTCCCGTATTCTTGGCGAAGTATGTCTACCGTCACAtctttcaaccaccaaccTTAGGCTTGCTTACACTCTATAGATATGGCAAATCGCCGATAAGGAGAATCGGGGCTTCTTGACACCAGCTGGCTTCGGCATCGCTTTACGACTCATCGGACACGCACAAGCTGGGCGCGAGCCTTCACCCGAGATTGCCCTTCAAcaagctcctcttcctcgatTCGATGGCATCGCACCTCAACCCACCGGCGGTATTCCTCCGCCTCCGCCTGTCCCCGTCAGCTCGCCGCCTCCTCCCGCTGCTCTTCAAGCCCAAAGCACTGGCGGCCCGATCCGCATCCCACCCCTGACTCCCGAAAAGGTCACGCAATATACCGGTCTATTCGAACGACAGCCTCTTCAGAATGGCCAGCTCCCCGGTGATCAAGCTCGAGGTATTTTCGAGAAATCTGGTCTGCCCAACGAGGCACTAGGTAGAATATGGCAACTTGCCGATACTGAGCAGCGTGGAGCTCTTGTCTTGACGGAGTTTATCATTGCCATGCACCTGCTTACCTCTATGAAGACCGGAGCTCTACGATCTCTCCCTAATGTGCTTCCTCCTGGTCTTTACGAAGCTGCCTCGCGCCGTGGTCCCGTTCCACGCCAATCTTCCACTGGTCCCGGCATCTCTGCTATTCCTCGGCAACTCAGCGGGACGGCACAAGTTCGCACAAACAGCCCCCTTGGCCGACCTCCCATGTCCCCCCAACAGAGCGGTGCTAGTGACTGGGCTGTGACACCCGCTGATAAGGCTCGATTCGATCAGATCTATGCCGACCTCGACAAGGGTAACAAGGGCTACATTACAGGAGAAGAGGCTGTCCCCTTTTTTAGCCAGTCCAACCTACCTGAAGACTCTCTGGCTCAGATCTGGGATCTTGCCGACACCAACTCCCAGGGCCAGCTTTCACGCGAGCAGTTTGCCGTTGCTATGTACCTGATCAGACAGCAGAGGACTGGTCGTTCGGTTCCTCTGCCTACTACCCTACCCGCCAACCTGATTCCTCCTAGCCTTCGTAGCCAGGTTCGCCCGCATACTGCTACATCCGCATTCGATCCCCCTCCTGCGCCTGTGATACAAGCTCCCCCTCAACCAAAGTCTGCTCTCGATGATTTGTTCGGCCTTGACTCGGGCAGCTCAACCCCtgctcctccacctcctgcGCAGGCTCCTATGTCAACAGGAGGTTCTAATGCTAACGATCCCTTTGCTGGCGGATCTTCCTTCACTCCCACTTCGCCTGCGAAGCCAGCTTTGACAGGAAATAGCGGCTCAAACTTTAAGCCATTTGTCCCTTCATCTTCCTTCGGCAGGGGATTGACCCAACACCCTACTGGTGGCTCGACCGGCTCGGGGCAGAAGCTTTCCGCACCCTCAGCGTCCGAAGATTTGCTGTCAGACAACGATGAGGCTAGTAAGAACATCTCAGAAGAAACCACTGAGCTCGCGAACCTCTCAAACCAGATTTCTTCCCTGTCTAAGCAAACTCAGGATGTCCAGGCCAAGAGGACTACAACCCAGAATGAGCTTAACCAGGCCACGTCTCAGAAGCAAAACTTTGAGCAGCGCCTCGCCCAGTTGCGCTCACTCTATGAGAAGGAGGCGCAAGATACCCGTGCCCTGGAGGAGCAGCTCAGCAACGCTCGAAAGGAGACCTCCAAGCTCCAAGCTGAATGTATGACACTTGAAGGTACTTACCGAGATACCCAAGCTCAACATCAGCAAACACTTCAAGCTCTCCAGGCAGACAAGCAGGAGAACACAAATCTCAGGGAGCGAATCCGTGTAGTCAATGGAGAGATTGCACAGCTCAAGCCTCAgattgagaagctcaagtCCGAGGCTCGCCAACAAAAGGGACTGGTCGCCATCAACAAGAAGCAACTGTCTACGACAGAGGGTGAACGTGACAAGCTCAAGACGGAGGCGGAAGATCTCACCAAGAGCATTGATGACCTGCGTCAAGCTAACACCGGCTCACCAGCATCGGTATCCGCCCAAATTGCAAGCCCAGCTGCTTCCGTGTCCAGCGCTAACAACCCCTTCTTCCGCCGAACTGCAAGCACCGATATCATGGGTGCATTTGCATCTCCTCCTCCCACCAAGAATGCCTCTGATAAGTCTTTCGATGACCTCTTCGGACCCGCATTCCCACCTAGTTCTTCGGCCACGCCTCCCCCTGCTGCTCAATCTGGGTTCTTTAAGCCCCAGCACACCGGTGCCTCAAACGCCAGTGCAGGCTCATACAACACTCCTCCTGTCCAGGGTTCTCCTGTCATGAGCCGTCAAGCGACCCTCGCTGCCGATCCTCCCGCTCCTCCAGAGTCGAGACAAATCAGCTCTAGTTTTTTGCCCTTCCCTGACCACACTGAGTCTCTCTCGTCTTCTCGCCAAGTGTCTCCTCCCGCTTCGCGTCTCGATGATCCTCTTCACGGTTCTATCACACCTGTTCCTGGCGACTTCAAATCATCAGACAGCGTCGGTAGTGTCCCCGGTGCTTTCCCTGGCGAGGACCTGGATAAGTCTGAAAGCAGGGACACGCTGTCTGCCCCAAACGACGCTCCTCGTGAGGCTACTAAGGACGATGAGTCGAAGCCTGCTGACTCTGCCGATCCTTTCGGTGGTAACGAcgaggccaaggccaaggctgaCTTTGAGAACGCTTTCGCCGCCTTTACGACTGCTAAGACCCAAAGCAAGCCATCTCCTGAGGCGAACAAGTCGTCGGCTTTCGATTCTGAGTTCCCTCCCATCTCAGAGCTTGAGCgtgacgag
This Fusarium poae strain DAOMC 252244 chromosome 3, whole genome shotgun sequence DNA region includes the following protein-coding sequences:
- a CDS encoding hypothetical protein (BUSCO:7033at5125), with protein sequence MAADEAPNLNLSPDEKRTYGQLFRQADSESVGVVVGEIAVRFFHKTGLDSRILGEIWQIADKENRGFLTPAGFGIALRLIGHAQAGREPSPEIALQQAPLPRFDGIAPQPTGGIPPPPPVPVSSPPPPAALQAQSTGGPIRIPPLTPEKVTQYTGLFERQPLQNGQLPGDQARGIFEKSGLPNEALGRIWQLADTEQRGALVLTEFIIAMHLLTSMKTGALRSLPNVLPPGLYEAASRRGPVPRQSSTGPGISAIPRQLSGTAQVRTNSPLGRPPMSPQQSGASDWAVTPADKARFDQIYADLDKGNKGYITGEEAVPFFSQSNLPEDSLAQIWDLADTNSQGQLSREQFAVAMYLIRQQRTGRSVPLPTTLPANLIPPSLRSQVRPHTATSAFDPPPAPVIQAPPQPKSALDDLFGLDSGSSTPAPPPPAQAPMSTGGSNANDPFAGGSSFTPTSPAKPALTGNSGSNFKPFVPSSSFGRGLTQHPTGGSTGSGQKLSAPSASEDLLSDNDEASKNISEETTELANLSNQISSLSKQTQDVQAKRTTTQNELNQATSQKQNFEQRLAQLRSLYEKEAQDTRALEEQLSNARKETSKLQAECMTLEGTYRDTQAQHQQTLQALQADKQENTNLRERIRVVNGEIAQLKPQIEKLKSEARQQKGLVAINKKQLSTTEGERDKLKTEAEDLTKSIDDLRQANTGSPASVSAQIASPAASVSSANNPFFRRTASTDIMGAFASPPPTKNASDKSFDDLFGPAFPPSSSATPPPAAQSGFFKPQHTGASNASAGSYNTPPVQGSPVMSRQATLAADPPAPPESRQISSSFLPFPDHTESLSSSRQVSPPASRLDDPLHGSITPVPGDFKSSDSVGSVPGAFPGEDLDKSESRDTLSAPNDAPREATKDDESKPADSADPFGGNDEAKAKADFENAFAAFTTAKTQSKPSPEANKSSAFDSEFPPISELERDEDEDSDSSSDNGGFDDNFTPASPPAKPATEGSPELTHAAPASTSPQPAQEANSPEEPKAASAEQPSSPATITETNAQKSSVDDIFGAAATGTAPASQQAAPSNPPQAKGGFEDLDSDFEGLEDAKEGSADEDFANISRSGLDDFNPVFDSSPPGSQAKTESTAFGNESFDFVSASSTGPTQPAAGAQQQKAPEAHDWDAIFSGLDSPSAAAAQPAAAEKPEGAESHPGQQALNRTFSTESEHDDPILKSLTGMGYKRSEALEALEKYDYDLDKAANYLASRS